TTTAAGATAGGAGGAAACTTGAATAGACGCCCAAAATTGGAGCTTCTGGATAGGAAAAGAATTGAACAGATAATAGATGAAGCTTTAGAACTTCTTTCAAAAGTCGGGGTATTTGTAGAGAATAAAGAGGGGTTAAAACTTTTAGATGAAGCTGGAGCTAAAATAGACAAGAAGAAAAAAAGAGTCCATATAAAAAGTGAACTGGTGCAGAGGTGTTTGAAATCTGCACCAAAAGAGATAAAGGTATACGACCGGGTAGGAAGATTAGCTTTGGACCTGAAAGGGTACAATATACATTTCGACCCGGGCTCTGCGGCTTTATGGATTTACGACTTGAAGAAAGATAAAATCAGGGAACCGATCACTTCTGACCTGATCGGGTTTGCCCAGCTTACCGATGGATTAAAATACCTGAAAGCTCAGAGCACTGCCCTGATTCCTTCGGATGTTCCCAAGGAGATAGCAGATAGATATCGGCTTTTCATTTCGCTTTTGTATTCTTCAAAACCGGTGGTTACCGGAACATTTGTCAAGGAGGGTTTTGAAGTGATGAGGGATATGCTGGTGAGCATTAGAGGTAGTGATGATAAGTTAAAAAAGAAACCGTTAGCCATTTTTGATTGCTGTCCTTCACCACCCCTGAAATGGAGTGACCTAACCTGCCAGAACTTAATCGATTGTGCTAAAAGCGGAATCCCGGCTGAACTGGTCTCGATGCCATTGACAGGAGCGACTGCACCGGTGACCTTAGCTGGAGCATTAATCCAGCATACTGCGGAGAACCTGAGCGGGATTGTTATCCATCAGCTTGCCCAAAAAGGCTCACCCATCATCTATGGAGGCTCTCCTGCATGCTTTGATATGAGGACCGGCACAACTCCAATGGGCGCAATCGAGACTATGATGATAGATTCGTCTTACAATCAGATCGGCAAATATTTTGGCCTGCCCACGCATGCCTATATGGGCTTAAGCGATTCCAAGACCCTGGATTATCAATCCGGGTTAGAATCAGGGATCGGAGCGATTTTAGCAGGTCTGTCCGGAATAAACGTCATCTCCGGACCAGGCATGCTTGATTTTGAAAGCTGTCAGAGTATGGAGAAACTGGTGATCGATAATGAGATCTGCGGAATGGCATACCGTTTGATTGAAGGGATTGCTTTTAGAAAGGAAACTCCTTTTTTGGAATTATTCAAAGAGGAGTATCTGGAAAAAGGTTTTTTAACTTCTCCTCATACCCTAAAATGGTTCAAAGAAGAAGTCTTTTTCCCCAGCCAGGTGATCGACAGATTTAATTTAGGTGAGTGGTTAAAGAAAGGCAAAAAGACGGCAGTATGGAGAGCTAATGAGTTGATTGAAAAAATAATTTCTTCAAAAAGCTTTGATGAACTCCCCACAGAAAAGAAGAATGAGCTTTTTAAGATCATCCAAGGTGACGCAAAGAAATATGGATTTGATCAGGAATTGAAAAAGAGATTTGAGAATCTGTTAAAATAAAAGGGCGATTTCCAGATGGAAATCGCCCCCGCTGACTTTGACGATTAATCGGGAAGCTCAGAGTCATCCCAGGATTCGATCTATTCCTCTTTTATCTTTATCTTGGAATGTTTTCCCCTTTTTTCCTTAATCCTTTCCATTCCCTTATAAGCCGACTTATTTTGCGGGTCCAGGGAATAAGCCAGTTGGTACTGTGCCTCAGATTCCTCCAAAGCCTCGATCTTCTCCAAGGAGTATGCCAGAGAGAATCTCACCCTGGAGATAAACAGATTGTCCCTGCCCTCCCCCTCTGAAGAAAGCCTGAACTCCGGAATCGATTCCTTATAATACTCTAATTTCTGGTAACAGAGACCAAGATAATAATGAGCCTCTCGATTCTGAGGATCTGATTCCACTGCCTTATTGAACTCCTGCATAGCCTTGGCATACTTGCCCTGGTTATAGAATTTCTTACCATTTACAAGATGCTTTCCTGAGGCAACCTCCTGACCATAGTTTTTAGCTGGTGGCGCAGGTGGAGCCGGGCTGGGTCTTTCGATTAAAATAGTCCTTTCTGCACAGCTAAAGAACAACAGGAAAAATAAAATCGCGCAAAACCTGAAAAGCTTTGGCATTGTCCCTCCTCTACTCTTTATAATTATATCGGATATATCTGGATTTACTTTTAAACCTTTTTCAAAACCTGGATCAGCCTTTGAATATCCTCAG
The sequence above is a segment of the Candidatus Zixiibacteriota bacterium genome. Coding sequences within it:
- a CDS encoding trimethylamine methyltransferase family protein; the protein is MNRRPKLELLDRKRIEQIIDEALELLSKVGVFVENKEGLKLLDEAGAKIDKKKKRVHIKSELVQRCLKSAPKEIKVYDRVGRLALDLKGYNIHFDPGSAALWIYDLKKDKIREPITSDLIGFAQLTDGLKYLKAQSTALIPSDVPKEIADRYRLFISLLYSSKPVVTGTFVKEGFEVMRDMLVSIRGSDDKLKKKPLAIFDCCPSPPLKWSDLTCQNLIDCAKSGIPAELVSMPLTGATAPVTLAGALIQHTAENLSGIVIHQLAQKGSPIIYGGSPACFDMRTGTTPMGAIETMMIDSSYNQIGKYFGLPTHAYMGLSDSKTLDYQSGLESGIGAILAGLSGINVISGPGMLDFESCQSMEKLVIDNEICGMAYRLIEGIAFRKETPFLELFKEEYLEKGFLTSPHTLKWFKEEVFFPSQVIDRFNLGEWLKKGKKTAVWRANELIEKIISSKSFDELPTEKKNELFKIIQGDAKKYGFDQELKKRFENLLK
- a CDS encoding tetratricopeptide repeat protein, with protein sequence MPKLFRFCAILFFLLFFSCAERTILIERPSPAPPAPPAKNYGQEVASGKHLVNGKKFYNQGKYAKAMQEFNKAVESDPQNREAHYYLGLCYQKLEYYKESIPEFRLSSEGEGRDNLFISRVRFSLAYSLEKIEALEESEAQYQLAYSLDPQNKSAYKGMERIKEKRGKHSKIKIKEE